GCTGCAGAACCACCTTTCCGCCGCACCGCTGAGGGGCCGCCTTCGCCTTGGCGCATCGGAGGACTTCGTCCTTTCGGCGCTGCCCGATGTGCTGGCCGCCTTCGCGCGCCGCCATCCCGATGTCGATCTCGAACTGCGCGCGGGCCTGAGCGACGATCTCTACGACGCTTTCGACGCGGGCCAGTTGGACCTGATCTTCGTCAAGCGGAGGCAGGGCGATCGGCGGGGCACTTCGGTATGGCAGGAGCCGATCGTCTGGGTGGGCCATCCCGAATTCCCTCTGGTTCAGGACGCGCCGCTGCCGCTCCTGCTCTATCCGCCACCCAGCGTAACCCGCGCGCTGGCGCTGGACGTGCTGGAGCGGTCGGGGCGAAGCTGGCGGGTGGCCTTCACCAGCGCCAGCCTCACCGGACTGAGCGCGGCGGCGCGCGCGGGTATCGGCCTGATGCCGCATTCCGGCAGGCTGATGCCGCCGGGCCTGTCCATCCTCGCGCCGCGCGAGCGCCTTCCCGTGCTTCCCCTGATCGAGTTCGTGGTGATCGGACCGGGCGGGACCAACCCGGCGATAGACGCCCTTTGCGCAACGATCCTGCATTGGGGCGGTAGCGCGGGGCGGGTATAGCGGCGGGAAAGACGCGGCGTTTCGAAAAGGCTTTCGGACACAG
The DNA window shown above is from Novosphingobium sp. RL4 and carries:
- a CDS encoding LysR family transcriptional regulator, which produces MDLIPVDLLETFVAVAELGSFTGAARMLGIRQSTVSQHVQRLEQRAGRRCIDRTTHRVMLTPEGEVLLAHARAILDGHRRLQNHLSAAPLRGRLRLGASEDFVLSALPDVLAAFARRHPDVDLELRAGLSDDLYDAFDAGQLDLIFVKRRQGDRRGTSVWQEPIVWVGHPEFPLVQDAPLPLLLYPPPSVTRALALDVLERSGRSWRVAFTSASLTGLSAAARAGIGLMPHSGRLMPPGLSILAPRERLPVLPLIEFVVIGPGGTNPAIDALCATILHWGGSAGRV